The following are from one region of the Vibrio hyugaensis genome:
- a CDS encoding ExeA family protein, translating into MYLSHFGFRVQPFSLTPNTEMFLGLVPHYEAIQTILAAVKMGEGVIKVTGEVGTGKTMVCRKLIEQIESQVELVYLPNPVLSGEQLQFAVARELGIEDTDPLKIVSLIQEHLIEVHASGKKTVLIVDEAQALSTEALETLRLFGNLETEQDKLIQLVLFGQPELDERLETHELRQFRQRITFSCQLRPLSVEEGVAYINNRLDKAGNGAHIFSIEQKKAIWRSSMGIPRLINQISHKALLSAFNDRCTLLKNQHVYVAMHDTFDARKPKFKTPRFWGWS; encoded by the coding sequence ATGTACTTGTCGCATTTTGGATTTCGAGTTCAGCCTTTTTCACTCACCCCAAATACAGAAATGTTTCTGGGGTTAGTTCCTCACTATGAGGCCATTCAAACCATTTTGGCTGCGGTCAAGATGGGGGAAGGCGTTATCAAAGTGACGGGGGAAGTCGGCACAGGTAAAACGATGGTTTGCCGTAAGCTGATAGAACAAATCGAATCTCAAGTGGAACTGGTTTATTTGCCTAATCCTGTTTTGAGTGGCGAGCAACTTCAGTTTGCTGTAGCAAGAGAACTTGGCATCGAAGATACCGATCCACTAAAAATCGTTTCACTGATTCAAGAGCATCTGATTGAGGTACACGCATCGGGCAAGAAAACCGTTTTAATTGTCGACGAGGCTCAAGCTCTTTCAACCGAGGCGTTAGAGACGTTACGTTTATTCGGCAACTTGGAAACCGAGCAAGACAAATTGATTCAATTAGTCTTATTTGGTCAGCCTGAATTGGATGAGCGTTTAGAAACGCATGAACTCAGACAGTTTCGTCAACGCATCACATTCAGCTGTCAACTTCGCCCTCTCTCTGTTGAAGAAGGGGTTGCGTACATCAATAACCGTCTAGATAAAGCCGGTAATGGTGCGCATATATTCTCAATAGAGCAGAAGAAGGCGATTTGGCGATCGTCGATGGGAATTCCTCGTTTGATTAACCAAATCAGCCATAAAGCCTTGCTTTCTGCGTTTAATGACCGTTGTACGCTTTTGAAAAATCAACACGTTTACGTTGCGATGCACGATACCTTCGATGCACGTAAACCTAAGTTTAAAACTCCCAGATTTTGGGGATGGAGCTAA
- a CDS encoding tetratricopeptide repeat protein produces MELTLSAINKALSELAEKESPSELTKADIPSISRSKPWLWLVGGFSLSLAVGGWAVSQGPAPVENMATTTVMSVSQANRPSAQVVEVSHSPTSKVTPELDNVVYAQRIERPKVTVQVPVMKAAPQVDDFEPRKQVVSAQEQPILLASLSGNTQQTSTVAQDSSMRIEQVELTHQQLAEKALGRADKAMDANDMKTALAAFSEALRYQPSNVEARQKLSALYFGKGDTRKAYEILQAGIQLDTDNQGLRLALSKLLVKADQTEAALSPLAYLPASPTRDYLAMRAALAQKQKQNEIALESYQLLTQREPENARWWLGLAIQQERALAFTPAIASYQQALGKVGISNQSQAFIRDRLNILKQLENAQ; encoded by the coding sequence ATGGAGCTAACCTTGAGTGCCATCAATAAAGCATTATCAGAACTTGCTGAAAAAGAATCGCCTTCAGAACTAACCAAGGCAGACATTCCGAGTATCTCGCGAAGCAAACCATGGCTTTGGCTGGTTGGCGGCTTCTCATTGAGCTTAGCCGTTGGCGGATGGGCAGTGTCTCAAGGCCCGGCGCCCGTTGAAAACATGGCGACGACTACCGTGATGTCTGTTAGTCAGGCTAATCGTCCCTCCGCTCAAGTGGTTGAAGTGAGCCATTCGCCAACAAGCAAGGTGACGCCTGAATTAGACAATGTGGTGTATGCGCAAAGAATTGAAAGACCTAAAGTAACGGTACAAGTTCCTGTGATGAAAGCGGCTCCACAAGTCGACGACTTCGAGCCCCGTAAGCAAGTCGTCAGCGCACAAGAGCAGCCTATTTTATTGGCGAGTTTGAGTGGCAATACGCAACAAACATCAACGGTGGCACAAGACAGTTCAATGCGTATTGAGCAAGTGGAATTGACGCATCAACAGTTGGCGGAGAAAGCGCTAGGCCGTGCAGATAAAGCCATGGATGCCAATGATATGAAGACGGCATTAGCAGCTTTTTCCGAAGCACTTCGTTATCAGCCAAGCAACGTGGAAGCTCGCCAAAAGTTGTCTGCTCTTTATTTTGGCAAAGGTGATACACGCAAAGCTTATGAGATCTTACAAGCTGGCATCCAGCTTGACACTGATAACCAAGGCCTGCGTCTTGCGCTCTCAAAGTTGTTAGTCAAAGCAGACCAAACAGAGGCCGCGCTCAGCCCATTAGCATACCTACCGGCTTCGCCGACTCGTGATTACCTTGCAATGCGTGCTGCATTAGCTCAAAAGCAAAAGCAAAATGAAATTGCACTAGAGAGTTATCAATTACTGACGCAACGTGAACCAGAAAATGCGCGCTGGTGGCTAGGTCTCGCAATTCAACAAGAGCGTGCTTTGGCTTTTACTCCAGCGATTGCTTCTTATCAGCAAGCATTAGGCAAAGTTGGTATTTCAAATCAATCTCAGGCATTTATTCGTGATCGTCTGAACATTTTAAAACAACTGGAGAATGCGCAATGA
- a CDS encoding GspE/PulE family protein has product MRIQLRKRLGDLLVEEGIVSEEQVQQALAAQHSTGQKLGDVLIDLGFISEKQMLEFLSQQLGLPLIDLSRAPVDADVVPILPEVHARRLRAMVVARNGDTLRVAMSDPADLFTQESLMNLLGEYDLEFIIAPERQLVKSFDRYYRRTKEIASFAEQLQAEHQDVEAFDYGIDESDSEEVTVVKLVNSMFEDAVQVGASDIHIEPDDKVLRLRQRVDGVLHETLLNEVNIASALVLRLKLMAHLDISEKRLPQDGRFNIKVRGQSIDIRMSTLPTQYGESVVMRLLNQSSGLRQLEDSGLPPELLARLRRQLSRPHGMILVTGPTGSGKTTTLYGALSELNEPGKKIITAEDPVEYRLPRITQVQINSKIDLTFSRVLRTFLRQDPDIILIGEMRDQETVEIGLRAALTGHLVLSTLHTNDAVDSALRMIDMGAPGYLVASAVRAVVAQRLVRRVCPDCKTTEQLDGARQQWLAGRFPNQVGATFHKGVGCQNCNLTGYRGRIGVFEMLELEHEMMDKLRANDAVGFAQVARRSDNYKPLLASAMELALQGSVSLDEVMALGEGDASGKIDPILM; this is encoded by the coding sequence ATGAGAATTCAGTTGAGAAAGCGCCTTGGCGATCTATTGGTTGAAGAAGGTATTGTTTCAGAAGAACAAGTTCAGCAAGCGTTGGCGGCTCAGCACAGCACTGGGCAGAAGCTTGGTGATGTTCTGATTGATCTTGGGTTCATCAGTGAAAAGCAGATGCTCGAATTCTTATCTCAGCAACTGGGCTTGCCGTTGATCGATTTAAGCCGTGCGCCTGTTGATGCTGATGTGGTTCCGATTCTTCCTGAGGTTCACGCTCGACGACTGCGAGCCATGGTTGTTGCTCGCAATGGGGATACGTTGCGTGTTGCGATGAGTGACCCTGCGGATTTGTTTACTCAAGAGTCACTAATGAACTTGTTGGGTGAATACGATCTGGAGTTCATCATTGCTCCAGAGCGCCAACTGGTAAAAAGTTTTGACCGTTATTACCGCCGAACAAAAGAAATCGCCTCTTTTGCCGAACAGTTGCAAGCCGAGCACCAAGATGTTGAAGCTTTTGATTACGGCATTGATGAGTCGGACAGTGAAGAGGTCACCGTCGTTAAACTGGTTAACTCAATGTTTGAAGATGCTGTCCAAGTGGGTGCTTCGGATATTCACATTGAGCCAGACGACAAAGTGCTGCGTTTGCGCCAACGTGTCGATGGTGTGTTGCATGAAACGCTTCTAAACGAAGTGAACATTGCTTCAGCGTTGGTACTGCGTCTTAAATTAATGGCCCATTTGGACATCTCCGAAAAGCGTTTGCCGCAAGATGGTCGCTTTAATATCAAGGTTCGTGGTCAGTCGATCGACATTCGTATGTCGACGCTACCAACGCAATATGGCGAATCGGTGGTAATGCGTCTACTCAACCAATCTTCTGGTTTACGACAGTTAGAAGATTCCGGTTTGCCTCCTGAGTTATTGGCGCGTTTGCGTCGTCAGTTGTCTCGTCCGCACGGCATGATCCTCGTAACGGGCCCTACAGGTTCTGGTAAAACCACCACGCTTTATGGTGCATTGAGTGAATTGAACGAACCGGGTAAGAAGATCATTACCGCAGAAGACCCGGTGGAATACAGATTGCCTCGTATTACTCAGGTTCAAATCAACAGCAAAATTGACCTGACTTTCTCTCGCGTGCTGCGAACTTTCCTTCGTCAGGACCCGGATATCATTCTTATTGGTGAGATGCGTGACCAAGAGACGGTCGAAATTGGTTTGCGTGCCGCACTGACTGGTCACTTGGTATTAAGTACCTTGCACACTAACGATGCTGTTGATAGCGCTCTTCGTATGATCGACATGGGGGCGCCTGGTTACTTGGTGGCAAGCGCCGTGCGTGCGGTGGTTGCTCAGCGCCTAGTGCGCCGCGTTTGTCCGGATTGTAAAACGACAGAACAGCTTGATGGCGCTCGTCAACAATGGCTAGCGGGTCGATTCCCGAATCAAGTTGGTGCGACTTTCCATAAAGGTGTCGGTTGCCAAAACTGTAACTTAACGGGCTACCGAGGCCGAATCGGTGTGTTTGAAATGCTCGAGCTTGAACATGAAATGATGGATAAGTTACGTGCAAACGACGCAGTGGGTTTTGCTCAAGTGGCTCGACGTTCAGACAACTACAAGCCGCTGCTTGCTTCTGCAATGGAGCTCGCATTGCAAGGCTCAGTCAGCTTGGATGAAGTGATGGCTCTGGGGGAAGGCGATGCTTCCGGTAAAATCGATCCAATTCTAATGTAG
- a CDS encoding type II secretion system F family protein: MPTFRYQGRTLDGSSTSGKVEAVNSESAAEALMNKGIIPLNLRLEKEGVKSKVSLSKLFVPAIPLEVIILFSRQLFSLTKAGVPLLRSMRGLLQNCENKQLKEALEDVVAELSNGRGLSSAMQPHTKVFSPLFVSMINVGENTGRLDEALLQLANYYEQELETRKRIKAAMRYPTFVIVFITIAMFILNILVIPEFASMFTRFGVELPLPTRVLIATSNFFVNYWGLLIAAIVGAFLIFRSWVATADGREKFDKLRLRLPIVGDIVNRAQLSRFSRTFSLMLKSGVPLNQSLALAGEALGNKFLENRILEMKSAIEAGSTISVTAINSKIFTPLVIQMIAVGEETGRIDELLLEVSDFYDREVDYDLKTLTARIEPLLLVIVAGMVMVLALGIFLPMWGMLDIIKGG, translated from the coding sequence ATGCCAACTTTTCGTTATCAAGGCCGCACCTTAGACGGCTCATCAACCAGTGGTAAAGTCGAGGCTGTAAATTCAGAATCGGCGGCGGAAGCGTTGATGAACAAGGGTATTATTCCCTTAAACCTGCGTTTAGAAAAAGAAGGGGTAAAGAGCAAAGTTAGTTTATCCAAACTGTTTGTGCCTGCGATTCCACTTGAAGTCATTATCCTGTTTTCTCGTCAGCTCTTTAGTCTGACCAAAGCGGGCGTACCTTTGCTCCGTTCGATGCGTGGCTTGCTACAAAACTGCGAAAACAAGCAACTGAAAGAAGCGCTTGAAGATGTGGTTGCCGAGTTGAGCAATGGTCGTGGATTGTCTTCTGCGATGCAGCCGCACACCAAAGTGTTCAGTCCGTTGTTTGTGTCGATGATCAACGTGGGTGAAAACACGGGTCGCCTTGATGAAGCATTACTGCAATTAGCCAATTATTACGAGCAAGAGTTGGAAACGCGTAAGCGCATCAAAGCAGCAATGCGTTACCCAACGTTTGTGATTGTCTTTATCACCATCGCGATGTTTATTTTGAACATTCTGGTTATCCCTGAATTTGCCTCCATGTTCACTCGTTTTGGTGTGGAACTACCATTGCCTACCCGAGTGTTGATTGCGACCTCTAACTTCTTCGTTAATTACTGGGGCTTGTTGATTGCTGCCATCGTTGGTGCCTTCTTAATCTTCCGATCTTGGGTTGCAACCGCAGATGGGCGAGAGAAGTTCGATAAACTGCGTTTGAGATTACCCATTGTCGGTGACATCGTAAACCGTGCTCAGCTTTCTCGATTTTCAAGAACCTTCTCGTTGATGCTGAAATCGGGTGTGCCTCTAAACCAATCACTTGCACTGGCTGGTGAAGCTCTTGGCAACAAGTTCTTGGAAAACCGAATTCTAGAAATGAAATCTGCAATTGAAGCGGGTAGTACCATTTCTGTCACGGCAATTAACAGTAAGATTTTTACGCCTCTGGTCATCCAGATGATTGCCGTAGGTGAAGAAACGGGTCGAATTGATGAGCTACTACTGGAAGTTTCAGACTTCTATGACCGTGAAGTGGATTACGACTTAAAAACGCTGACAGCCCGAATTGAACCGTTACTTTTGGTTATTGTTGCGGGCATGGTGATGGTATTGGCACTGGGTATCTTCCTGCCGATGTGGGGGATGCTGGACATCATCAAAGGCGGCTAA
- a CDS encoding prepilin-type N-terminal cleavage/methylation domain-containing protein — translation MKRQGGFTLIELVVVIVILGILAVTAAPRFLNLQDDARNSALEGLKGAMAGAAGITYGKSAIAGTESQDTSNLDLGNGNSISAAFGYPVATEAALEAVVDGLANDWDVLTSAAGTSITYGFDGYTDNCVIYTQAEDANTPAIVDTTTTCGN, via the coding sequence ATGAAAAGACAAGGTGGTTTCACCCTTATCGAATTGGTAGTGGTAATTGTAATCCTAGGTATTCTAGCGGTAACGGCAGCACCACGTTTCCTTAACCTACAAGATGATGCTCGTAACTCAGCTCTTGAAGGCCTAAAAGGCGCGATGGCTGGTGCTGCCGGTATTACATATGGTAAATCTGCTATTGCGGGTACAGAGAGCCAAGATACATCAAACCTAGATCTAGGTAATGGTAATTCAATTTCTGCTGCATTTGGTTACCCTGTTGCAACTGAGGCTGCTTTAGAAGCTGTTGTTGATGGTTTAGCTAATGATTGGGATGTACTCACATCTGCAGCAGGAACTTCAATTACTTACGGCTTCGATGGTTATACTGATAACTGTGTAATTTACACACAAGCTGAAGATGCAAATACTCCTGCAATTGTTGACACAACCACAACTTGTGGCAACTAA
- a CDS encoding type II secretion system protein: MRKSSGLSAIEFLVVLIILGVVGYVVLPRFISFEPETYEAKWEQTKQTAEHVSETLSNKETYDRIEEELERSKGEK, encoded by the coding sequence ATGCGTAAATCATCGGGTCTTAGTGCAATAGAATTTTTGGTTGTGCTGATTATCTTAGGTGTCGTCGGTTATGTGGTATTACCAAGATTTATCAGCTTTGAACCAGAAACTTACGAAGCCAAGTGGGAGCAAACTAAGCAAACCGCTGAGCACGTTTCTGAGACGCTAAGCAACAAAGAAACTTACGATCGAATTGAAGAAGAATTGGAGCGTTCAAAAGGAGAAAAATAA
- a CDS encoding type II secretion system protein, with translation MKIRSSTLGFTLMELILVIVLLSILSLYAASRFMGKGSVSAFALQEQAISVIRQVQVNRMQSNITIPNKPYPERCFPSSYNSGEDSSYTNFCLSITSSCIGSSASCALLGNERDSRSDVVIDKSAQFSIIDGTSSPIEFDLLGNPLNVASGGVSILIRDVNGQSQCRVLINSQGYVSEGSCS, from the coding sequence ATGAAAATTCGCAGCTCTACATTAGGGTTTACATTAATGGAGCTGATCCTAGTGATCGTCCTCCTTTCCATTCTTTCTCTCTACGCTGCTAGCCGATTTATGGGCAAAGGCAGTGTTTCCGCGTTTGCCCTTCAAGAGCAGGCTATATCTGTAATTCGCCAAGTACAGGTGAATCGCATGCAATCGAATATCACCATTCCAAATAAACCTTATCCAGAACGATGTTTTCCAAGTAGCTACAACTCAGGGGAGGACTCTAGCTACACCAACTTTTGTCTATCAATTACGAGTTCTTGTATTGGTTCCTCTGCATCGTGCGCTTTATTAGGTAATGAGCGTGATAGTCGGAGTGATGTGGTTATTGATAAATCGGCTCAATTTTCCATTATTGACGGTACTTCTAGTCCTATCGAGTTTGATTTATTAGGCAATCCATTGAATGTCGCTTCCGGTGGTGTGTCTATTCTCATCCGTGATGTAAACGGTCAAAGTCAATGTCGAGTGCTGATAAACTCTCAAGGTTATGTCTCTGAGGGTTCATGCTCATGA
- a CDS encoding type IV pilus modification PilV family protein — protein sequence MRKQFGMTLAEMIIAIVLMGIAMVAFTSFLVPQIRDSAMPHYQTRATALGQSFMSQILARGFDQNSDFDGGLLRCGESSLGAPNCTTSLGPDSDESIPENFNDVDDYIGCWSTPTTVSQCQGTNRGNISDILGTSSEDKYRNFRVEVGVAYDDLTATPPIGITNYKKVTVTIFASNAQPLTLTAIRGNY from the coding sequence ATGAGAAAGCAATTCGGTATGACCTTAGCTGAAATGATCATTGCTATTGTCCTAATGGGCATTGCAATGGTGGCGTTTACTTCCTTCCTAGTCCCTCAGATTCGCGACTCCGCAATGCCACACTACCAAACCCGAGCAACCGCACTTGGACAAAGCTTTATGTCGCAAATACTAGCGCGTGGCTTTGACCAAAACAGCGACTTTGATGGTGGTTTACTACGTTGTGGAGAGAGTTCACTTGGAGCGCCAAATTGTACTACCAGCCTTGGGCCTGACTCTGATGAGTCTATTCCTGAAAACTTCAACGATGTAGATGATTACATCGGTTGTTGGAGTACACCAACGACGGTTAGTCAATGCCAAGGGACAAACCGTGGCAATATCTCAGATATCTTGGGCACAAGTAGTGAAGACAAGTACCGTAACTTTCGAGTTGAAGTTGGCGTGGCATATGACGATCTGACTGCTACACCACCGATAGGAATCACTAACTATAAAAAAGTCACGGTTACGATTTTTGCTAGTAATGCTCAACCTCTGACACTAACTGCAATAAGAGGTAACTACTGA
- a CDS encoding PilW family protein, which translates to MKVRGFTLIEMIVTIVIGSFIMLGIAGYVQLGMKGYADTIDRQRMQTQAQFVLEKMSREIRHAVPNSFHVPTGASNCLEFVPIEYSGFYTLTNNDLEFLLGNDSTLNPIPANRWMVINPSRYEDLQSTSPQSLAVGGLAKTGDVFVVSGAAGTIGGTSISSRHYIYQNNSEVRYCFDNSRVIRNNVTVADSVDTSASDMHYLEPTLQRGGIVHINLEFTQNGERSVYQQDVQVLNVP; encoded by the coding sequence ATGAAAGTTCGTGGTTTTACCTTAATAGAGATGATCGTCACCATCGTGATTGGCAGCTTTATCATGCTAGGAATTGCAGGTTATGTACAGTTAGGTATGAAAGGCTACGCGGACACGATTGACCGACAGCGCATGCAAACTCAAGCGCAGTTTGTATTAGAGAAAATGTCTCGTGAAATTCGCCATGCAGTACCGAACAGCTTTCATGTGCCAACGGGTGCTTCGAATTGCTTGGAATTTGTGCCGATTGAATATTCAGGCTTTTATACGCTGACGAATAATGACTTGGAGTTTTTGCTAGGCAATGACTCTACGTTGAATCCTATCCCTGCTAATCGTTGGATGGTGATTAACCCGAGCCGATATGAAGATTTGCAATCTACATCTCCGCAGAGTTTAGCTGTTGGTGGTTTAGCGAAAACAGGCGATGTGTTTGTTGTGAGTGGGGCCGCAGGTACGATTGGTGGTACTTCCATTTCCAGCCGTCATTACATCTATCAAAATAACTCAGAAGTCCGTTACTGTTTCGATAACAGCCGCGTTATTCGAAATAACGTGACAGTAGCAGACAGCGTGGATACCTCAGCGAGTGACATGCATTACCTAGAGCCAACGCTACAACGCGGAGGTATCGTGCATATCAACTTAGAGTTCACTCAAAACGGGGAGCGTAGTGTTTACCAACAAGACGTGCAGGTGCTCAATGTTCCGTAA